The nucleotide sequence aaaaaactagcttctttgtttagaaatttttattctCGAAATGTTTttatgtgaataaattaaactatttttgttatattttaaaatattattttatttaatatattatatttcagtttaatgtttttatttttactaaaaatatcaacataaaatgttacaaccaataaaatattatttattttgttttatataaaaatttaatttgataatttaaaaagaattgggctatactatttaatttcaaaattcgttattggaatatataaaatatggtcTATATTAAATAAGATAAACAGTCAAATGATAATTAACTAATgacaatatatttatgttttcttagaaatgttaatatttagatgtatatttctttttgttagGAGAATATCATATATGAGTAATTTTAGGATGTTTAGTTAAATTTCTAATGAATGGTCTAACATAGACTTGtgtatggtagataaaaaataggattctattttaatagagtagataatGTGAATTAGCTCTACATTTGGAAATGGTTTGGGATAGCACatagttaaaacttaaaagtttTTGATAAAGATGTTCTTCCGTTACACCGGAAGcgcataaaaaataaagaaaatgataaagaagaagatgataatgtgtgtgagagagagtatttaatatattattctatATTTAGTGATcatatagtatatacagaatACTGTAGCCATGAGTTTCATATGGTCATTTGtcaaattatagttttttttatagttatacAATGCAAATTCCGAcgacagaaagaaaaaaaacagtgcAAATTCCCATGATAAAACAGACTCCTTTTTCTTATTCAACTGGATGAGAAAAGACATTACACAGAGATCACATTTGTCTGAATCTCTTTTCAAATCCTTCCGAAGTTCGGATTGATTCTTTTTTATATCTTAGCATGACTCTCTTGcacatataataatatataaactcaaacaacttttatttttaaactatataaatatttatactacttCAATCAATCCTGGATACCAAAGCTGCCAATTCCTTGGATCCATGATCATCATGATGCAATTCTTCATTCGAAATTATAATTTGTCTGCTGCGGCTTCTCTTGAAACTGCTGGTTGAtgttgagttgatccaacatgTTTGCGTTCATTCTCTCACTTTCCCTCCTCCGGTATTCGCTCACCTCTTCTCTTAGCCTACTCATCTCTTCTCTCTGCACACTCGCCTCTTCTATTAGCCGACGAACTTCTCCATTCAATTGTTGGATCAAGTCTGCAACCACAGATTCCACGTTTATACATCATATTCAAAAATCTTATCTTTTTACAATACATATATGTTTACACCTTTCTTTAGTAATGAAGATTTATGAGTAATTAAGAAAGATGTAGCACTTAATAAATGGTCAACCGCTCGCTTTTTAATTCGAGagtaagatatatatattttaaatggtaACAAAAGTATTAATAAAGCTTAAAGTTGTTTCCACAACTGGGTATCAGATCATGCAAGTAACCATGGATGAAAAGTCTCGTCAAAACCCTATAAACTATATCTGACATCCTCACAAAATATAGATGAGAGTACCTTCACGAAGTCGTGCATGCGCCTCCCCTGCATGAAGACGAATCCTAAATTGCACGCACTCGTCATCCGCCGTCATTCTTCCTCTCTGCATACAACCAGAATATAATATACAAGctattaattaacaaaatctaTCTCACAGGAACAAACCGTGACAAGTAAGATGGTGATCACCTTCTCAAGCTTGAGCTCGGCAGTCAATATATCAATCTGAGTCTCAAGTGTCTCGACTTTGTCTTCCAACTCGGACTCGTGCAGCGCCTTCTTCGCCTTTGAACGTGCAGCTGATTCCCGGTTCGACAAGGTTCTGAAATGATATATATGATCACATGGGTATATATAAATGTCACAAAAACAAATACTTATACAATCTAAGCTAAGCTATATATAGGAGATCAATTGATTACATTTTGAGATGCTTAGGATCAGATTCTGCCATCTCTTTCAGTTCGTCAGAGGCAGCAATCTTACTCAGTTGATCTGCATTAAACAGGCCTGAGAAGACAGACGCCGGCTGACTACTCCCTGAGCCTACTGAGGAGGACTCGAGCATCGTGTGTGGAACCTGAGATAACATCCACTGCGAGGGGCTTGATCCCGCGGGGATGAAATTCTGCGACCCGAACTGGAATGGCTGACCTGTCGGTGGAAAGGGTGGGAGTGAGCTTCCGCTAGGCGGCGGCATGGTTGCTCTATTGGAACTCTCGTCACCAAAAGGGTTAGCCCTCGGGTATTGGCTGAGACCGGAGTATGAAGGAGGAATACCGGCGTGACCATCCATCGATACGGAGACGAAGAACGGCGTCGAGTCTCTGCATCATATCGACAGATTAGCGCTAAAAAggttaaataaatatacatataactcTTGAAAAAAAACTTAGCATGCTATATACATGACTAGAATCATAAAAGGTTCAAAATGAGTGTCTAGTttatagagagaaaaaaaaaccactGAAACATTTTGTAAGACTATATCAgagttttaccaaaaaagtaGAAAAGAATATACCAGAGCTAGGAAGAGGAGATTACACCTCAAATAGTTTATGGCTTTCGAAAAGGCTTTTGTTGCATGATACTTGCACGAGCTAGGTATTTATATTTACGGTTTCTGTTCATTTCCGAAAAGATaggaaaaaaagacaaaagagactAGTTAGGAATCTTGTGTTGGTCAAGATGAAAATATAGACAAAAGAGACTAGTTAGGAATCTTGTATTGGTcaagatgaaaatatatatttttgtcatcATCACAGTTAAAGTTCTTTACAAGTGTCATTCACTGATAAGTGTGTTTGAGGGAAAAAaagaatgtaatttttttttaaaagaatgcaatatttttaaaaggaaTGTAATTGTTGACTATTAGCTACAGATAACTAAAGTTAGACTAATTACGGAGCAGCACGTTTCTTCCTTGTACCAATCAGTTTGCAAGTAGGggtaaacattttattttaattcgaTTTGTTATTCGTTTCATTTTGATACGAAAAATTCAGATATACTTAAGTTttcgaagcaaatcaaatattaaaaatcaatatctgtGAAAAACGAAGCAAATCACGAATACTAAAATTTTAGACTCGGATATCTGCTCCGCTCGgatttttatacaaatatatatatatatatatacaattgagtatagaattttaaatgtataatttaataaaattattatttaaatataattttattaatttataattattaaattaagaaaggaatataatttttcttataagattacaatttatgttttataaaagattttaaataattttccaaATTTATGGAACACATAGTCTCATtaatgtttccttttttaatttcataCTCCGTATTATGTAAaagatattatttaaaaacaatatcttCTAGTTGTTTCTAGATTTAGTTTGTACTAAACAAAGTGGGTGAGGTATCCAtaaatatccataaatattcaaaaatattcaaaaatatctgTAAATTTTTTGGATATCCGAAAAACTAGATATCTGTATTTTTTGAAGCAAagaaaataaggaaactagatATCCATTATAAGCGTTATGATATTTGAGGTAGTTAGTTAGCTTCaatgttaaaattttgttttctaccAATCTATCTGCTACTCCGAATCTCCATGAAAACGTTAACGAAAAAAACGAAATCTCGATGAAACGCTCGGAAAATACTCTCTCCGTCTCATATTAAGTATCATTTTAGAttctaaattttctttcattatAAGCGTTCTTTTACATTTGAAAtgcatattttaaataattttgtgtttttttttcttatttttaattcattaactaaaaatcaaaacaaaatatatgttaaatagtggtaaaatagaaaatttaacaattttcttaatttatgtgcaaaaactttaaacggcacatattatgaaacagaggaaGCATTTTTCTACTTGTAGGGGGTTGCGACATTGACTCCGCACATGTGATCCACGCATATTAACCGCTAACTTTTTTCGGACAAAAAGTTATATTACGAATTAAGATCAACCGTAAAATGAAGAAAGTGCCCCTGGATTCTAAACCTGaagaatatatataagatataaattGGAACAAAGACGATGTAATACAACAAATAGAATTAGTGTTCATAATGTGACAAAGAACCAAAGATGGCAAGAATTATATTGGTTGTTTTTCTCatcattttatttacataatttgttgttttattattttgtatgtatttatgaatatttttcttatctaataaataaatttaagttGATAAAACCGTTACTGATCACAAGATTGAGAATGTTTAACGGGATCTGGTGATTTTGAAAGGAAAAATTCCCTAAAAATATCTGAACTAAATTTCCATTTGTTGTAATAATACATAAACTATTTTTGTTCTGTTTAATACACAACCTATTTTCCGATATCGAATTAATACACTGCCAAACTGACGATGTCAAACGCTTTAACAGATTCCTTGAAACGTTGTTTGTTTGGTAGTGTAAGACTttcaatttttgaaatttatatttttttttggtagactGCAGGAGACATTAGCCCCCTACTTTTTATTCAAACTCAAATTAAACAACTACAAGTAAACATGGCGAGGTCTAGAAACCCCGCTCAAGTCCTCCAACAAAATCGGAACAACAATCTCCGGAACAGTCTCAATATAATGCAAACCAAATGGTAAAGAGAACGCATAGGCGCTAATCCATCGGCAAGATGATTAGCCTCCCTATAGACATGAGAAAACTTGACAAGCCAGTCTCTTGATATGAAGCCATAGCACAAACGTACTAGAAACGACAGGGGATGAGAATCATGTATCCCTGTCCTTAGAAAATCCACCACACTCGTCGAATCCACCTCCACCTCCAGCCTTCTAATGCCACAATCCCACGCAATGCACAAGCCATAATACACTCCCCCACAGTTCCGCTAAGGATGCCGGGCAAATCCCAATGTTCACCGCAAAGCCCCCTTTCCACTCGCCATACTCACCCCTTAAACTCCTCCTGCAGTCGCCAAACCAGGGTTTCCTCTGGAAGCTCCATCCGTATTCAACTTGCACCAGCTATTTGCAGGTCGAAGCCATGATATTCGCTTCTCCACTCGAACTCCCACGGCCGAGTGATCTTTCAATTTCTTGTTCGCCAATACCACTTCATGAGCCTTGTCTTTAACAAATTTCACTCTATCTCGACATTTCCCTGTTTCACCAAAAACATAGCCACATCTCCACTTCCAACACCACCACACAGTTAGTGCAAAAAGAATCGCCCAAAGGTCTTCATTATTGGATGTGTCTTTTGTGAGATTCTCATATAACCATTCTAGAAGCGGAAGGTTAAAGAAGCGTTGCCTTTTACTCGGGGGTACAATCTTCACCCATAACCCCGCAGCTGCCGAGCAATCTCTGAGGACATGAAGAATAGTTTCATCCCCATTTTTGCACAATTGACACACTCCATTGTCGCACAAGTGTCTGCGTTTACGTTCCATATTTGTCATGATTACTTGCAGAGACACCAACCATAAGAATACTCGAACTCGTTCCGGTGCACCAACACTCCATATTCTTTTATATAAAGCTTCCATGTTCGGTCATGGGCTAACATCCCTAGTCAAGAAAGCGTACGCGGATTTTACAGAGAAAGCTCCATCTTTGTTCTCACTCCATGACATTCTATCGCGAGCCCCAGTAATATCATCTACCACCATTGAAGCCAACCTCAATCGCATCTCTAATGGCATATACGGCTCAAGAGCTTGAGTTAACCAACCAGTTCCACTTTGCCATAAGTCCCGAGCCTTTGCCTCCAACATCTCCACCGGGATATCTACCATACTCGAATCTAATAGGGGCTAATTTAACAGCCACTTATCTTTCCAGAAGCGGACCTTACGTCCATCTCCCAGAACCCAACTCGCACCTGGTACAACCACTTCTCGAATTCCCAAGGTCAAGCTCCTCCAAGTCGGTGACCATACTCCTTTAACTACCAGCCATGTGGGATCATATAGATCGCCCACTCTAAACTTATTGCGTAAAATCCTCACCCATAAGCCATCTTGAGAGTTTAAAAGTCTCCACCCAAGTTTCGCTAGTAGCACAACATTCATCTCTTTTGCTGATCTTATACCAAGCCCACCCTCTCTCTTTGGTTTGCAAACGCTCTCCCATGAAACCAAATGTTGTTTACGATTGCCCTCACTGCTCCCCCATATAAAGGACCTCGCGATCTTATCAATCTGGTCTAAGGTCGATGCTGGAAGGGCTATAGAGCTCATCGTATGAACCGGGATTGAAGACAAAACAGACTTCGTTAGGGTTATCCTCCCCGCCAGACTTAGGAATCTCGTCTTCCACCCAGCAAGTTTAGAAGAGACCTTCTCAATTACTTCCCCAAATGTTTCTTTGTTAATCCTCTTCTGCAGTACCGGCATGCCTAAGTACTTACCCAACTCCTTCGTGCCTTTAATACCACTCTCATTACTGATTGAGTTGGCTAAAAATCAGTGGATATTCTCAGAAAAGAATATTAGCGATTTCTCCAGACTCACTTTCTGTCCCGAAGCCTCGCAGAATCTCTCCAGCACTTTGCATATTATCCGAATCTGCGATATAGAAGCTTCTGCAAACAAGCTCTGGTCCTCCCCTTGATAATCTGATCGGTTTCCATTCCTTATTGGCCACATATAATCCAATTTGATGACACAGTCTCTCCATGCATAGAACAAAAAGGTATGGTGACAGAGGATCTCCTTGTCGGAGTCCACGCTGGGGCGTAAACGATTCTGTCCTTTCTCCATTCCACAATAAACTCATACCAGGATTCTTGACACATTCCATAATCCATGTAACCCATATCTGCGGTAGCTTTGCCGCATAAAGTGTTTCCTCGAGGAAATCCCATCTAATGCGGTCATAGGCCTTCTCGAGGTCTAATTTGAGAAGCATCCAACCTTTACGCCCTTTCTTCCTCCTCATTGAGTGCACAGCTTCCTGATTAACGACAATATTATCAGTACTCAGTCTACCCGGTATGAAGCTCGCTTGCGATGGACCTATCAACTTCAGCATGAGTTTCTTCAACCTCAATACCATCGCTTTTGTTACTATCTTGAATAGTACGTTGCATAAGCTAATGGGTCTGAACTGCATAATTCTCTCAGGTTTAAGAACCTTTGGTATAAGTACCGCAATTGCATCATTCATACCTTCCGGAAGAACCCCTGACTGAAAGAACTCTAACCCAAACCGGGTTACTGACTCTCCCACCACATCCCATGACTCTTGGTAGAAAACCGGTTGGAAACCATCAGGCCCCGGGGCTTTAAACTTGCCCATAGAGCGAACTTACTCCTCTACATCCAGTGCCGAGAACGGCTTATTCAACAGCTCCATTTCCTCTCGAGTGAACTCAGTGAAACCTTGCTGCGGTAGCCTATCCGTATGAAGATTGATATCATCCGTAGAGTACAGTCTTTTATAATAGGTAATAGCTAGCTTCTCCAACTCTTCTGGCTGGTCTATCCAACGTCCATTCTCATCTTTTAACATCTCAATCCTGTTCCTCTTTCGACGCACTATCGTACTCGTATGGTAATACTTTGTGTTCTTGTCCCCAAAGGATATCCATTTATCACGCGATTTCTGATACCAAAGAACTTCTTCCTGTTCCAGAACCACCTCCAAGTCCTTTAGTAGAGCCGCTTCCTTCACTAGTAGATCGTCATTCGGGTTCTCCCCAAGTATTCTATCTTTTCTCCTATTCACGTCCCCAAATACCTCTCTGTTCCATTTTTTGAGTTTTACTTTCAAGAGAGCCAGTGCCTCCGGAGTATGCATCTCCCCATTCCAGGAGGCAAGTAATAACTCTTTGAACCCTTCATGTTTAAGCCATGCCGCTTCAAATCTAAATGGCCTTCTCCCTGGGTTACCTCTTTGTTCCGGCGCAAGTTGCACATAGATTGGTGCGTGATCAGATGCTAAGAAAGGAAGATGAGAGACCACCGCCTCCTGCCATCTCACCCTCGTTTGAGCATTACCCAACACCCTATCCAAACGCTTAGCCACAAAATTTCGTGTGTCCTTCCCTCTTCTCCATGTGAACGTGTTACCTCTGAACCCCATATCCACCATGGCTAGATCATTAATCCATTCTCCAAAGGCTAGCGAATCTGGTGAAAGTCTACCTTTGCCTCCAGTTCTTTCATCAAGTCTTAAAATAGTATTAAAATCACACCCCACCAACACCGGCTCATCTATACTTTCCAGCACCCTTTTTAACTGTCCCCAAAGTCAACTCAGCCGGCTAACAGTTAGCGCAGCATAAACTGCAATAAGGTGGATGACCTCTGTCCCCATCATCATCTTAGCATGAATAAACTGCAATGATGATTCCAAAATCGTGAGCACTCCAGCTTGATCTCTCCACAGTAACCAAATTCCTCCCCTCTGACCCGTAGCATCAACACAAAACGAGTTATCAAAACCCAAGTTTTGGCAGATTCTCATTGCCTTGTCACCATCCGCATGGGTCTCAAATACGCAAGACAATCAGTATTGTACTTCTTCAAAATGTATCGAATAGAACGTCTGAAATTGGGTTTATTTGCCCCCCGGCAATTCCAGAATAAGCAATTTATCATCTTTGATAAGATTAGATCCAAACGAATTACCGGGGCACCCTGTTATGCGAGGGACAATACCCTCTCATCCCCCTGCGGGTTACTCAGTATATCAGTCTCTCGCTGCTCCGTCTCACTGATAATACTCTTCATTGGATTCTCCAATTCTTCGTCTCGCAACTACATTCGAGATGTGGTCTGAGCTTCCTCCACTCTGTCTCTGAAAACTCCCCCCGATCTCCCCCACATCAGTATTCTCCACTCTCAAACGCTTCCCCGACTCAGATAGACTAACTTCTCCCTTCGTTGGCCCAAACACCAAACCCCGAACCGGTCTATTATTCAGCTTTTTCTCCCTGCCTCTTCCTTCCCCCATCACTTTTTTTATTTCCCGCCCCTTTCACTTTGGCTCCCACCTTCGAACTCGTTGCTGCACTCATATTACTGCCAAATATTAGAGTTTCCTTCCCATGCAAGACTCCCTTGCCCTTCTTATTCTGGATGTTCATATCATGGTTCTCCTTATTCTCTTAACCATTAACTGCATCCTTCCTTGATGCACCCACACTCGTAACCATCTCTAAGCTTCCAAATTTATTTGCAAGCGCAATGGTCCCTCTGTTGTTACGACTCGCCTCCACCGTCAAATACCGAGTCGTGACATTTGCAGTTCGAGATTGAGTTTGCGTTCCACGTCTCGGACCTCTTGCCTGAGTGAAACCATCTCCCTGCACTAGGGGATTTTGTCGCGGCGTAGATTGAGCCAATATTGGCGTTTCCGTTGGAGCTGTCTGATTAGCCACTCTTTCCGCAATGGTCTTTGGGCATTCATGAACCATGTGTCCGTAGATACCACACTTTGAGCAGATTTCAGATAGACCTTCATAGGCAACAAAGTACATCTCCCCATTTATTAAGACTGTCCCTTTCAAAGGCTTTTCAAGATTGACTTCAACACAAACTCTCGCAAATCTAGCTCTTTCAAAATTCAAAGTAGTCAGATCCACCCGTATTGTCTTACCCAAACCTTTAGCAATTCCCATGAGAATCGATCGATAATAGAAATTCACTGGGATATTGGTTAGTCTGATCCATATCGGAGTTGTAACAATATCATCTCTTAACGGATCAAACTCCGGCGACCAAGCTCTCACCATAAGATAACTCCCAAACACTCTCCATGGACCTCCTGTCAGCGCCGCCAAATACTCACTCTCCTTCTCGAACCGGATCATGAAGAACTGACGAGGCAAGTCCATCACATACATTGCTCCTGTCGGACTCCATAACTCCTTTAACAATTCTTCCTCAAGGCAGTAATCGCaacgttcctccccaaaacccTAACCACCATACACTGTTTCCACATCCCACTCATTGCTTCTAGCACCTCCGTCCCTATCGTAATAGATGGTTCACCATCCTCTCCATTCGGAAATTCCACTAGGAGTCTCTCCGACACAAACTCATCATCAATCCAGTTCTCCGGCACCGGCATACCACCCTCGCTTGTACCCACTACTTTTGAGACCCAAGAAATCCCCGTATCCGGCGGGTCCCCTGGTGGTCTCGCTCTCTCCCCCGCCTCTAAAATGGTCGCATCCTGATCCTCCGCCTGCAAACCCCTCGCGTCGCTTTTCGCCAAAACCCTAGAGTCGCTCATCGTTTCgcttttttttaagtttatatattaattggatatcaaaataaagtttatatattaattgggTATCAAAAATATGCTGTTCTTAAACAGGAAGCCAAAGTagtttatctattattataacaAACATAAATTACTTCatgtatttttagaaaattcttcTACAATTTTAAACCGTAGAATTAATGACATCaacattttttacaaaattgataTAACTTAATTGATATGCATATAAAATATGagttaactaaaaaagctaaaaagAAATTTCTATTGATTTTGAATCGTTtaccaatttttttagaaaaa is from Brassica napus cultivar Da-Ae chromosome A4, Da-Ae, whole genome shotgun sequence and encodes:
- the LOC106420741 gene encoding bZIP transcription factor 29-like, which translates into the protein MDGHAGIPPSYSGLSQYPRANPFGDESSNRATMPPPSGSSLPPFPPTGQPFQFGSQNFIPAGSSPSQWMLSQVPHTMLESSSVGSGSSQPASVFSGLFNADQLSKIAASDELKEMAESDPKHLKITLSNRESAARSKAKKALHESELEDKVETLETQIDILTAELKLEKRGRMTADDECVQFRIRLHAGEAHARLREDLIQQLNGEVRRLIEEASVQREEMSRLREEVSEYRRRESERMNANMLDQLNINQQFQEKPQQTNYNFE
- the LOC106448445 gene encoding uncharacterized protein LOC106448445 — translated: MYVMDLPRQFFMIRFEKESEYLAALTGGPWRVFGSYLMVRAWSPEFDPLRDDIVTTPIWIRLTNIPVNFYYRSILMGIAKGLGKTIRVDLTTLNFERARFARVCVEVNLEKPLKGTVLINGEMYFVAYEGLSEICSKCGIYGHMVHECPKTIAERVANQTAPTETPILAQSTPRQNPLVQGDGFTQARGPRRGTQTQSRTANVTTRYLTVEASRNNRGTIALANKFGSLEMVTSVGASRKDAVNG
- the LOC111215241 gene encoding uncharacterized protein LOC111215241; the encoded protein is MVDMGFRGNTFTWRRGKDTRNFVAKRLDRVLGNAQTRVRWQEAVVSHLPFLASDHAPIYVQLAPEQRGNPGRRPFRFEAAWLKHEGFKELLLASWNGEMHTPEALALLKVKLKKWNREVFGDVNRRKDRILGENPNDDLLVKEAALLKDLEVVLEQEEVLWYQKSRDKWISFGDKNTKYYHTSTIVRRKRNRIEMLKDENGRWIDQPEELEKLAITYYKRLYSTDDINLHTDRLPQQGFTEFTREEMELLNKPFSALDVEE